A part of Pseudomonadota bacterium genomic DNA contains:
- a CDS encoding sulfatase-like hydrolase/transferase: MSRQPRRRAGQPAEPSGSKTLLSLLCLALAVEVSAQDAKAPAGRPSKPNVIVILADDAGFHDLGFQGSREIRTPHIDRIAAEGIRFSDAYVTTPFCSPSRAGLLTGRYPQRFGYEYNLTHNPPPGVSPEILGLAIEERTIADLMKAAGYTTIAIGKWHLGRLEHFHPNQRGFDHFYGFLGGAANYHPGQQKNETQWIRRNAELVQPKEYLTGDFGREALAYIERFKSVPFFMYLAFNAVHAPMDVVEADLQRFSHVKDFQRQRLAAMTWAMDRAVGEVLAALEQHGLDRDTLVIFTNDNGGDRTGIGANNAPLRGTKGTLLEGGIRVPLAMRWPARVKAGTRSSAIVSLMDVLPTALDAAGADLPDNLDGESLLGHVPGPKPRVRKQRSLFWRYDVMAAVREGRFKLLRFPDRPPQLYDLRRDIAEGRDLARRQPARVASLLKKIFAWEAGLTHARWNTGTYWSQEDVRRYDDKHVARRKERNRKRLREKYSQ; this comes from the coding sequence ATGAGCCGCCAGCCGCGGCGACGTGCAGGACAGCCCGCAGAGCCTTCGGGTTCGAAGACGCTGCTGAGCCTGTTGTGCCTCGCACTGGCCGTTGAAGTCTCAGCGCAGGACGCGAAGGCACCCGCAGGCAGACCGTCCAAACCCAATGTGATCGTGATCCTCGCCGACGATGCCGGGTTTCACGACCTTGGATTCCAAGGCAGCCGGGAGATTCGCACGCCCCACATCGATCGCATTGCGGCCGAGGGCATCCGCTTCAGCGATGCCTACGTCACGACGCCCTTTTGCAGCCCGTCGCGGGCTGGCCTTCTCACTGGGCGTTATCCGCAGCGCTTTGGCTACGAATACAACCTGACTCACAATCCGCCGCCCGGAGTGAGTCCCGAGATCTTGGGTCTGGCCATCGAGGAAAGGACCATCGCCGATCTGATGAAGGCGGCAGGCTACACTACGATCGCCATAGGCAAGTGGCATTTGGGCCGCCTGGAGCACTTTCACCCGAACCAGCGGGGGTTCGATCACTTCTACGGGTTTCTGGGTGGCGCCGCCAACTACCATCCGGGCCAGCAGAAGAACGAAACCCAGTGGATCCGGCGCAACGCAGAGCTCGTGCAGCCCAAGGAGTATTTGACCGGCGACTTCGGCAGGGAAGCCCTGGCGTACATCGAGCGTTTCAAGAGCGTTCCCTTCTTCATGTACCTGGCGTTCAACGCGGTGCACGCGCCCATGGACGTGGTGGAGGCAGACCTCCAGCGCTTTTCGCACGTCAAGGACTTCCAGCGCCAGCGCCTGGCGGCCATGACCTGGGCCATGGATCGGGCTGTGGGCGAGGTGCTCGCTGCGCTGGAACAGCATGGGCTCGACCGTGACACGCTGGTCATCTTCACCAACGACAACGGAGGTGACCGTACCGGCATCGGCGCAAACAACGCTCCACTGCGAGGCACCAAGGGCACCCTGCTTGAAGGCGGCATCCGGGTGCCGCTCGCCATGCGCTGGCCAGCGCGGGTCAAGGCCGGAACGCGATCCAGTGCAATCGTGTCGCTGATGGACGTGCTTCCGACCGCGCTGGACGCCGCTGGCGCCGATTTGCCCGATAATCTAGACGGCGAGTCGTTGCTCGGCCACGTGCCCGGTCCCAAACCCAGGGTCCGCAAACAACGCTCCCTTTTTTGGCGCTACGACGTAATGGCCGCTGTACGCGAGGGCCGTTTCAAGCTGCTGCGGTTCCCTGACCGGCCGCCGCAGCTGTACGACCTGAGGCGAGACATCGCTGAGGGCAGGGACCTGGCAAGGCGGCAGCCAGCCAGGGTAGCCTCGCTGCTCAAGAAGATCTTCGCTTGGGAAGCCGGCCTGACCCATGCCCGCTGGAACACGGGCACGTATTGGTCGCAGGAAGACGTGCGCCGCTACGACGACAAGCACGTGGCACGAAGGAAAGAACGCAACAGGAAAAGGCTGCGAGAAAAGTACTCCCAGTGA